One Algibacter sp. L3A6 genomic region harbors:
- the rpoN gene encoding RNA polymerase factor sigma-54, with amino-acid sequence MLKQYLQFKLSQKLSPQQIQLMKLIQLPTQAFEQRLKQELEENPALEGGKEENDSDYDSDLDNSDDINDNDSINAEDINVDEYLSDDEIPDYRTQANNYSADDEEKTMPYAAGTSFTQHLINQLNTYRLSEEERDIAEFLVGSVDESGYIRRELSDIMDDLAFTQNVYTEEQNIEKVLKIVHQLDPAGVGARNLQECLSIQLHRKDKTPDTELAINIIDSAFDQFTKKHYKKLLQKFNITEEQLKDAIKEIEHLNPKPGGSYAGNNRIVEHVVPDFAIKIVDGELELTLNGRNAPELHVSREYNNMLTGYKESKDKSKSQKDAVVFIKQKLDAAKWFIEAIKQRQQTLFVTMSSIMHYQSEYFLTGDERNLKPMILKDIADEISMDVSTVSRVANSKYVDTPYGTKLIKEFFSESMKNDQGEDVSTREIKKILETVIEEENKKKPLTDETLASILKEKGYPIARRTVAKYREQLDIPVARLRKKI; translated from the coding sequence ATGCTTAAGCAATATTTACAATTTAAACTCTCGCAAAAACTGTCGCCGCAGCAAATTCAGTTAATGAAACTGATACAATTGCCTACGCAAGCTTTTGAGCAACGTTTAAAACAAGAATTAGAAGAAAACCCGGCACTAGAAGGCGGTAAAGAAGAAAACGATAGTGACTACGATTCTGATTTAGATAATTCTGACGATATTAACGATAATGATTCAATAAATGCTGAAGACATTAATGTTGATGAATACTTAAGCGACGATGAAATTCCAGATTACCGCACTCAAGCCAATAATTACAGTGCCGATGATGAAGAAAAAACGATGCCTTATGCAGCGGGAACTTCATTTACGCAACACTTAATTAATCAATTAAACACCTACAGATTATCTGAAGAAGAACGAGACATTGCTGAATTCCTAGTTGGAAGTGTTGATGAGAGTGGCTATATACGCAGAGAGCTCAGTGACATCATGGACGATTTAGCCTTCACACAAAACGTATATACCGAAGAGCAAAACATTGAAAAGGTTTTAAAAATTGTACATCAATTAGACCCAGCAGGTGTTGGAGCCAGAAACCTTCAAGAGTGTTTAAGCATACAATTACACCGAAAAGACAAAACACCCGATACAGAGTTAGCAATAAATATTATCGATTCTGCTTTCGATCAATTTACCAAAAAGCATTATAAAAAATTACTTCAGAAATTTAATATTACTGAAGAACAATTAAAAGATGCTATAAAAGAAATTGAACATTTAAATCCTAAACCTGGTGGATCTTATGCCGGAAATAACCGTATTGTTGAACACGTAGTACCTGATTTTGCTATTAAAATTGTTGATGGTGAACTTGAGCTTACCTTAAACGGACGTAACGCTCCGGAGCTTCATGTTTCTAGAGAGTACAACAATATGCTTACAGGATATAAAGAATCTAAAGACAAATCGAAATCTCAAAAAGATGCCGTTGTTTTTATAAAACAAAAATTAGATGCAGCAAAATGGTTTATTGAAGCTATAAAACAGCGCCAACAGACCCTATTTGTTACCATGAGTTCTATTATGCATTACCAAAGCGAGTACTTTTTAACTGGTGATGAGCGTAATTTAAAACCCATGATTTTAAAAGATATTGCCGACGAAATCTCAATGGACGTTTCTACCGTTTCACGTGTTGCCAATAGCAAATATGTTGACACACCTTATGGAACGAAACTGATTAAGGAATTCTTTTCGGAATCTATGAAGAATGATCAAGGTGAAGATGTTTCAACTCGTGAAATTAAAAAGATTCTAGAAACAGTAATTGAAGAAGAAAATAAGAAGAAGCCTTTAACGGATGAAACTTTAGCTTCTATTTTAAAAGAAAAAGGATATCCAATTGCTAGAAGAACGGTTGCTAAATATAGAGAACAACTTGATATTCCTGTAGCGCGATTACGTAAAAAAATATAA
- a CDS encoding efflux RND transporter permease subunit, with protein sequence MLKLFTKDFWDVIARVILRNKIIILVAILATTIFFSQQWDNMRFTYTEANLLPDDHEVNIIYNDFLEVFGEEGNLIVLGVKDSTLFTVEKLNAWNNLTESFKNSSDAVESVISIKKLQKLVKDTENEKFTLEPFIKDSITSMAQIEVLENDLFKKYPFYDNFLFNKDTKTIRSAIYMNKAIVNTSARKDFVMDVLIPRVEAFEAKYDLDVRISGMPYIRTLNSTNIVDEIGLFIGAALLVTSIIFFFFFRSFRATFISLIVVCIGVMWTLGIIGLLNYEITVLTALIPPLIIVIGIPNCIFLINKYQHEVKLHGNKAKSLQRVITKIGNATLMTNVTTACGFATFILTESKLLKEFGLVASLSILSIFILCILIIPIIYSFLPYPKDRHLEHLNKRWIGGFVNWMELMVRKKRIAIYITSLILLILSIIGVYQIKISGSLIEDMPQESEFVNDIRFFESEFNGIMPLEIMIDTKRKKGVMKLSTLKRMNELEDLILETPELSKPISVVGLVKYSKQAYYNGNTKFYQLPTSQENSFILSYAKNSTSSNDLLSNFVDSTGQYARITTFIKDVGTDRMERIQEDLQTKINKVFPKERYTVTMTGKALVFQKGTKYLVKNLAISLSLAILLIALFMAYMFRSGKMILISLIPNLLPLVITAGLMGYLGVPIKPSTILVFSIAFGISVDDTIHFLAKYRQELQANNWKIKISVYGALRETGVSMFYTSIVLFFGFSVFTISSFGGTVALGALVSATLLFAMLSNLLLLPSLLLSLERSIANKEVLREPSINIIPEEDDKEEF encoded by the coding sequence ATGCTTAAACTTTTTACAAAGGACTTTTGGGACGTTATTGCTAGAGTTATTTTACGCAATAAAATTATTATACTTGTAGCTATTCTGGCTACAACAATTTTCTTCAGCCAGCAATGGGATAATATGAGGTTTACCTATACCGAGGCGAACTTACTTCCTGACGATCATGAGGTTAATATTATTTACAACGATTTTCTGGAGGTTTTTGGAGAAGAGGGCAATTTAATTGTTCTTGGTGTAAAAGACTCTACTCTTTTTACTGTTGAAAAACTAAATGCTTGGAACAACCTAACGGAAAGTTTCAAGAACTCATCAGATGCTGTAGAATCTGTAATCTCCATAAAAAAACTTCAAAAATTAGTAAAAGATACAGAAAATGAAAAGTTTACTTTAGAACCTTTTATTAAAGATTCTATCACTTCAATGGCGCAGATTGAGGTTTTGGAAAACGATCTTTTCAAGAAATATCCATTTTACGATAATTTCTTATTCAACAAAGACACAAAAACGATTCGATCGGCCATTTACATGAATAAGGCCATTGTAAATACTTCGGCTCGAAAAGATTTTGTAATGGATGTTTTAATTCCTAGAGTTGAAGCGTTCGAAGCCAAATACGATTTAGATGTACGTATCTCCGGTATGCCATACATTAGAACCTTAAACTCAACTAATATTGTTGACGAAATAGGTCTATTTATTGGTGCTGCCTTATTAGTTACCTCTATAATATTCTTTTTCTTCTTTAGATCTTTCCGTGCCACTTTTATATCTCTTATTGTAGTGTGTATTGGTGTTATGTGGACCTTAGGAATTATTGGTTTATTAAATTATGAAATTACTGTTTTAACGGCTTTAATTCCGCCATTAATAATTGTTATTGGGATACCCAATTGTATCTTCTTAATTAATAAATACCAACACGAAGTTAAGCTACATGGTAACAAAGCCAAATCTTTACAACGTGTAATTACTAAAATTGGTAATGCCACTTTAATGACAAACGTAACTACAGCTTGTGGTTTCGCGACATTTATTCTTACGGAAAGCAAGCTGCTTAAAGAGTTTGGTTTAGTTGCGTCCCTTAGTATTTTGTCAATTTTTATATTGTGTATTCTTATTATTCCAATTATATATTCATTTTTACCTTATCCAAAAGACCGTCATTTAGAGCACCTAAATAAAAGATGGATTGGTGGTTTTGTAAACTGGATGGAGCTTATGGTAAGAAAAAAACGTATTGCCATTTACATTACTTCGTTAATACTACTTATATTAAGTATTATTGGCGTTTATCAAATAAAAATTTCGGGTAGCTTAATTGAAGATATGCCGCAAGAATCGGAATTTGTTAACGATATTCGTTTCTTTGAAAGTGAATTTAATGGTATTATGCCATTAGAAATCATGATAGATACCAAGCGCAAAAAAGGCGTTATGAAACTATCGACTCTAAAACGCATGAACGAGCTGGAAGATTTGATTTTAGAAACTCCAGAATTATCAAAACCGATATCTGTAGTAGGGTTAGTTAAATACTCCAAACAAGCTTATTATAATGGTAATACCAAGTTTTATCAGCTACCAACTTCACAAGAAAATAGTTTTATTTTAAGCTATGCTAAAAATTCAACTTCAAGTAATGACTTGCTAAGTAATTTTGTTGATAGCACAGGCCAATACGCACGTATCACCACCTTTATTAAAGATGTTGGTACCGATAGAATGGAACGTATCCAAGAAGATCTTCAAACTAAAATAAATAAAGTTTTTCCTAAAGAACGTTACACAGTAACCATGACTGGGAAGGCTCTAGTTTTCCAAAAAGGAACAAAATATTTGGTTAAAAACTTAGCCATTTCTTTATCATTAGCCATTTTACTTATCGCCTTATTTATGGCATATATGTTCCGTTCGGGAAAAATGATTCTTATTTCATTAATTCCAAACTTACTACCATTAGTAATAACAGCTGGTTTAATGGGGTATTTAGGCGTACCAATAAAACCATCTACCATATTAGTGTTTAGTATTGCTTTTGGTATTTCTGTAGATGATACTATTCACTTCTTGGCAAAATACCGCCAAGAATTACAAGCCAATAACTGGAAAATTAAAATATCGGTTTATGGTGCTTTACGAGAAACTGGCGTGAGTATGTTCTACACATCTATTGTGTTATTCTTTGGTTTTTCGGTATTCACAATCTCTAGTTTTGGAGGTACAGTAGCACTCGGTGCTTTAGTATCGGCCACTCTGTTGTTCGCAATGCTTTCTAACTTGTTATTATTACCATCTTTATTACTTTCTTTAGAGCGTAGTATTGCTAATAAAGAAGTGTTACGCGAACCGTCGATTAACATTATCCCTGAAGAAGACGACAAAGAGGAGTTTTAA
- the tsf gene encoding translation elongation factor Ts, with amino-acid sequence MSTTVKITAAEVNKLRQATGAGMMDCKKALVEAEGDFDKAIDVLRKKGQKVAEKRADRDSSEGAAVSKINADQTEGVAIVLGCETDFVGKNENFLALASQLGDIALTVDSKEAFLAADFEGMTVAEKLIEQTGVIGEKLDITSFEKLQAPFVGTYVHINKIAALVGLSAKVDNADTLVKDVAMQVASMGATTLSYKDFDPAFVASETEARIAVIEKDNIELGRLGKTQKNVPQYISMSQLTPEVIAKAEEAAKEELKAEGKPEQIWDRILPGKMERFISDNTTLDQEKCLLDQNFIKDEKSNVAKYVASYGEVEITDFKRVSVG; translated from the coding sequence ATGAGTACTACAGTAAAAATTACAGCCGCTGAAGTAAACAAATTAAGACAAGCTACTGGCGCAGGAATGATGGACTGCAAAAAAGCTTTAGTTGAAGCGGAAGGCGATTTCGATAAAGCAATCGATGTTTTACGTAAAAAAGGACAAAAAGTAGCTGAAAAAAGAGCCGATAGAGACTCTTCTGAAGGTGCTGCTGTTTCTAAAATTAATGCAGACCAAACAGAAGGTGTTGCTATTGTTTTAGGTTGTGAAACTGATTTTGTTGGTAAAAACGAAAACTTTTTAGCTCTAGCTAGCCAATTAGGTGATATTGCTTTAACAGTAGATTCTAAAGAAGCATTTTTAGCTGCTGATTTTGAAGGAATGACTGTTGCCGAAAAATTAATTGAGCAAACAGGTGTAATTGGTGAAAAACTAGACATTACTAGTTTTGAAAAATTACAAGCACCATTTGTTGGAACTTATGTTCACATCAACAAAATTGCTGCTTTAGTTGGTTTATCTGCAAAAGTTGATAACGCTGATACTTTAGTTAAAGATGTAGCTATGCAAGTAGCATCAATGGGAGCAACTACATTATCTTACAAAGATTTTGATCCTGCTTTTGTAGCATCGGAAACTGAAGCTAGAATTGCTGTTATTGAAAAAGATAATATTGAGTTAGGTCGTTTAGGTAAAACACAAAAAAACGTACCTCAATACATTTCTATGTCTCAATTAACTCCTGAAGTTATAGCTAAAGCTGAAGAAGCTGCTAAAGAAGAATTAAAGGCTGAAGGAAAACCAGAACAAATTTGGGATAGAATTTTACCTGGAAAAATGGAGCGTTTCATTTCTGATAACACAACATTAGACCAAGAAAAATGTTTATTAGATCAAAATTTCATTAAAGACGAAAAATCTAACGTAGCAAAATACGTTGCATCTTACGGCGAAGTTGAAATTACAGATTTCAAACGTGTATCTGTTGGATAA
- the rplM gene encoding 50S ribosomal protein L13, giving the protein MDTLSYKTISANKATADKQWVLVDAEGQALGRLASKVAKLLRGKHKPNFTPHVDCGDNVIVINAEKISLSGNKWNAKTYIRHTGYPGGQRSLTATELFGKDPARVVEKSVKGMLPKNKLGAELFRNLTVVVGTAHKHEAQKPAVINLEEFK; this is encoded by the coding sequence GTGGACACATTAAGCTACAAAACGATTTCAGCTAACAAAGCAACTGCAGATAAGCAGTGGGTTTTAGTTGACGCTGAAGGACAAGCACTTGGTCGTTTAGCTTCTAAAGTTGCAAAACTTTTAAGAGGTAAACACAAGCCAAACTTCACACCTCACGTTGATTGTGGTGATAACGTAATTGTTATCAACGCAGAAAAAATCAGTTTATCTGGTAACAAATGGAACGCTAAAACGTACATTCGTCACACTGGGTATCCAGGAGGTCAAAGAAGTTTAACTGCTACAGAATTGTTTGGAAAAGATCCTGCAAGAGTAGTAGAAAAATCAGTTAAAGGAATGCTACCTAAAAATAAATTAGGTGCTGAGTTATTCCGTAATCTTACCGTTGTTGTTGGAACAGCTCATAAACATGAAGCTCAAAAACCAGCTGTAATTAATCTAGAAGAATTTAAATAA
- the asnS gene encoding asparagine--tRNA ligase: MQSPTVSELLSQNTSLLEVEIKGWVRTFRANRFIALNDGSTINNIQCVVDFENFDEALLKRVTTGAAIHVKGELVESQGKGQKVEIQVKHLEVLGDSDPETYPIQPKKHSFEFLRENAHLRTRTNTFSAVMRLRSSLSFAIHKYFNENGFYYMHAPIITGSDAEGAGEMFKVSSLDNKNLPLTEDGKVDYTKDFFGKETNLTVSGQLEAETYAMSLGKVYTFGPTFRAENSNTSRHLAEFWMIEPEVAFMDLAGNMDLAEDFMKSVITHVLEHNREDLEFLEKRLLDEEKVKPQAERSDMSLIEKLNFVTENNFKRVSYTEAIDILRNSKPNKKKKFKYLVEEWGMDLQSEHERFLVEKHFKCPVILFDYPADIKAFYMRLNDDGKTVRAMDILFPGIGEIVGGAQREERLDILKQRMAAIDIPEEDLWWYMDLRKYGTAVHSGFGLGFERLVMFATGMGNIRDVIPFPRTPQNAEF; this comes from the coding sequence ATGCAATCACCTACAGTTTCAGAATTACTATCGCAAAACACTTCTTTACTTGAAGTTGAAATAAAAGGCTGGGTTAGAACCTTTAGAGCAAATCGCTTTATTGCCTTAAATGATGGTTCAACAATAAATAATATACAATGTGTTGTAGATTTTGAAAACTTTGATGAAGCCCTTTTAAAACGCGTAACCACAGGTGCCGCAATACATGTAAAAGGAGAATTAGTAGAAAGCCAAGGTAAAGGTCAAAAAGTTGAAATTCAGGTAAAACATTTAGAAGTTCTAGGAGATTCCGATCCGGAAACCTACCCTATTCAACCTAAAAAACACTCTTTTGAGTTTTTAAGAGAAAATGCTCATTTACGCACCAGAACTAATACGTTTAGTGCTGTAATGCGTTTACGCTCATCATTATCTTTCGCTATCCATAAATATTTTAACGAAAACGGATTTTACTACATGCATGCGCCTATCATTACAGGTAGTGATGCAGAAGGTGCTGGAGAAATGTTTAAAGTCTCTAGTTTAGACAATAAAAATTTACCTTTAACTGAAGATGGCAAAGTAGATTATACTAAAGATTTCTTCGGAAAGGAAACTAACTTAACCGTATCTGGCCAATTAGAAGCTGAAACTTACGCCATGTCGTTAGGTAAAGTATATACTTTTGGACCTACTTTTAGAGCTGAAAACTCTAATACATCAAGACATTTAGCCGAATTCTGGATGATAGAGCCAGAAGTGGCTTTTATGGATTTAGCAGGCAATATGGATCTTGCTGAAGACTTTATGAAATCGGTAATCACTCATGTTTTAGAACATAATCGTGAAGATTTAGAGTTTTTAGAAAAACGTCTATTAGACGAAGAAAAAGTAAAACCTCAAGCTGAACGTAGTGATATGAGTTTAATTGAAAAATTAAACTTTGTAACAGAAAACAACTTCAAACGTGTTAGTTACACGGAAGCTATTGATATTTTAAGAAATTCTAAACCAAATAAAAAGAAGAAATTCAAATATTTAGTTGAAGAATGGGGAATGGATTTACAAAGTGAACATGAACGTTTTTTAGTTGAAAAACACTTTAAATGTCCTGTTATTTTATTTGATTACCCAGCAGATATCAAAGCCTTTTACATGCGTTTAAATGACGATGGTAAAACCGTACGCGCTATGGACATTCTTTTCCCAGGTATTGGTGAAATTGTTGGTGGAGCACAACGTGAAGAGCGTTTAGATATCTTAAAACAAAGAATGGCAGCCATAGACATTCCAGAAGAAGACCTTTGGTGGTACATGGATTTACGTAAATACGGAACAGCTGTACACTCTGGTTTTGGTTTAGGTTTTGAGCGTTTAGTGATGTTTGCAACCGGTATGGGTAATATTAGAGACGTAATTCCTTTTCCAAGAACACCTCAAAACGCAGAGTTTTAG
- the pyrH gene encoding UMP kinase, producing MKYKRILLKLSGEALMGERQYGIDPERLAEYAQDIKTITDQGVQVAVVIGGGNIFRGVAGASKGMDRVQGDYMGMLATVINGLALQGALEDADIPTRLQTAIKINEVAEPFIRRKAMRHLEKGRVVIFGGGTGNPYFTTDSAAVLRAIEIEADVILKGTRVDGIYNVDPEKDSKAVKFDNISFDDVLRKGLKVMDTTAFTLSQENKLPIIVFDMNKPGNLLKVVAGEKIGTEVNL from the coding sequence ATGAAATATAAAAGAATACTTTTAAAACTTTCAGGCGAGGCCTTAATGGGTGAACGTCAATACGGTATAGACCCAGAACGTTTAGCCGAATACGCACAAGACATTAAAACCATTACCGACCAAGGCGTACAAGTAGCCGTAGTTATTGGTGGTGGAAACATTTTTAGAGGTGTTGCTGGAGCTAGTAAAGGTATGGATCGCGTTCAAGGTGATTACATGGGTATGCTAGCCACAGTAATTAACGGCTTAGCATTACAAGGCGCTCTAGAAGATGCCGATATACCAACAAGATTGCAAACTGCCATTAAAATAAACGAAGTGGCCGAACCTTTTATTAGAAGAAAAGCTATGCGTCACCTAGAAAAAGGTCGCGTTGTTATTTTTGGAGGTGGAACAGGAAATCCGTATTTTACAACAGATTCTGCAGCCGTTTTAAGAGCTATTGAAATAGAAGCAGACGTTATTTTAAAAGGAACACGTGTAGATGGTATTTACAATGTAGATCCGGAAAAAGACTCTAAAGCCGTAAAATTCGATAATATTTCTTTTGATGATGTATTACGTAAAGGCTTAAAAGTAATGGATACTACAGCATTCACTTTAAGTCAGGAAAACAAATTACCAATTATTGTTTTCGATATGAATAAACCTGGTAATCTACTTAAAGTTGTTGCTGGTGAAAAAATAGGTACTGAAGTAAACCTATAA
- a CDS encoding porin family protein, with protein MRRIKDVMIILFCASSCLCFSQNEEVVETEADNKYKEDQFYFGVTYNLLGLRPEDVKQSGFSTGFHLGFIKDMPINAARNKAIGLGIGLSANSYNQNLLIQKDDAGVVSYSVIEDSDTFTKNRFSSNFIEVPLEFRWRTSTATSYDFWRIYAGFKFSYMLSHAAKYDGDLGSFKYTDISDFNKFEYGLTLSAGYNTWNLHLYYALSPVFSNDAQIDGSSIDMHAIKVGLMFYVL; from the coding sequence ATGAGAAGAATTAAAGATGTAATGATCATATTGTTTTGTGCGAGTTCTTGTTTGTGTTTTTCACAAAATGAAGAGGTTGTTGAGACCGAAGCTGATAATAAGTATAAAGAAGATCAGTTTTACTTTGGTGTTACTTATAATTTACTTGGTTTAAGACCAGAAGATGTAAAGCAAAGTGGTTTTTCAACCGGGTTTCATTTAGGTTTTATTAAAGATATGCCAATAAATGCCGCTAGGAATAAAGCTATTGGTTTAGGTATCGGACTTTCTGCAAACTCATATAACCAAAACTTACTGATTCAAAAAGACGATGCAGGTGTAGTAAGTTATAGTGTAATCGAGGATTCTGATACATTTACTAAAAATAGGTTTTCTAGTAACTTTATAGAGGTGCCTTTGGAGTTTAGATGGCGAACATCTACAGCTACTAGTTATGATTTTTGGCGTATTTATGCCGGTTTTAAGTTTAGTTACATGTTATCACACGCCGCGAAGTACGATGGTGATTTAGGAAGCTTTAAATACACCGATATCTCAGACTTTAATAAGTTTGAATATGGATTAACCTTAAGTGCTGGATATAATACATGGAATTTACATTTGTATTATGCTTTAAGTCCTGTTTTTTCTAATGACGCTCAGATTGATGGTAGTAGCATAGATATGCACGCCATTAAAGTGGGACTAATGTTTTATGTTTTGTGA
- the rpsI gene encoding 30S ribosomal protein S9 produces MEVIHKIGRRKTAVARAYVSTGTGNITINKKDLTNYFPTATLQYKVNQPLVLTNNDSNFDITVNVYGGGITGQAEAVRLAISRAMCELDAENRLILKPEGLLTRDPRMVERKKFGQKKARKKFQFSKR; encoded by the coding sequence ATGGAAGTAATTCACAAAATTGGCCGTAGAAAGACGGCTGTTGCTCGTGCTTATGTTTCTACAGGAACAGGAAACATTACGATTAATAAAAAAGACTTAACTAACTATTTCCCTACAGCTACTTTACAGTACAAGGTAAATCAGCCTTTAGTTTTGACTAACAATGACAGCAACTTTGATATTACAGTAAATGTATATGGAGGTGGTATTACTGGACAAGCTGAGGCTGTTCGTTTAGCAATTTCTCGCGCAATGTGTGAGTTAGATGCTGAGAACAGACTAATACTTAAGCCAGAAGGTTTATTAACTAGAGACCCTAGAATGGTTGAACGTAAGAAATTCGGTCAGAAAAAAGCGCGTAAGAAATTCCAATTCTCGAAACGTTAA
- the rpsB gene encoding 30S ribosomal protein S2 — translation MAVEVKELLEAGVHFGHLTRKWDPNMAPYVYMERNGIHIINLYKTAAKIDEAGEALAKIANSGRKILFVATKKQAKDIVAEKAGSINMPYITERWPGGMLTNFVTIRKAVKKMATIDRMKKDGTFLTLSKKERLQVDRLRAKLEKNLGSITDMTRLPGALFVVDIKREHIAIKEAQKLNIPIFAMVDTNSDPRQVDYVIPANDDASKSIDKILSHVTSAISEGLAERKADKDAAASAKEETPKAKAAPAPKASAEEEE, via the coding sequence ATGGCAGTAGAAGTAAAAGAATTACTTGAAGCAGGTGTGCATTTCGGACACCTTACACGTAAGTGGGACCCAAACATGGCGCCTTACGTATATATGGAACGTAACGGTATCCATATTATCAACTTATACAAAACAGCAGCTAAAATTGATGAAGCTGGAGAAGCATTAGCAAAAATTGCTAACTCTGGTCGTAAAATTTTATTTGTTGCAACAAAAAAACAAGCTAAAGATATCGTTGCTGAAAAAGCGGGATCTATTAACATGCCTTACATCACTGAAAGATGGCCTGGTGGAATGTTAACTAACTTTGTTACTATTAGAAAAGCTGTTAAAAAAATGGCTACTATTGATAGAATGAAGAAAGATGGTACGTTTTTAACGTTATCTAAAAAAGAGCGTTTACAAGTAGATCGTTTAAGAGCGAAGTTAGAAAAAAACTTAGGTTCTATTACTGATATGACTCGTTTACCTGGAGCTTTATTTGTTGTAGATATTAAGCGTGAGCATATCGCGATTAAAGAAGCACAAAAATTAAACATTCCAATTTTTGCAATGGTTGATACAAACTCTGATCCACGCCAAGTGGATTATGTTATCCCTGCAAATGACGATGCTTCTAAATCGATTGATAAAATTTTATCTCACGTAACTTCTGCAATATCTGAAGGATTAGCTGAGCGTAAAGCTGATAAAGATGCTGCTGCATCTGCAAAAGAGGAAACTCCTAAAGCAAAAGCTGCACCAGCACCAAAAGCATCTGCTGAAGAAGAAGAATAA
- the frr gene encoding ribosome recycling factor, with protein sequence MEDIQFILDSTQEAMDNALKHLEKQFVNIRAGKASPAMLGSVMVNYYGSQTPIGQVANINTPDGRTITVQPWEKNMLQEIERGIAYANLGFNPMNNGDIIIISVPPLTEERRRDLAKQAKAEAEDAKVSIRTARKDANNDIKKNEDVSEDLKKNAEIDVQQITDKHVKKVDELFDAKEKEIMTV encoded by the coding sequence ATGGAAGACATTCAATTTATATTAGACAGCACACAAGAAGCTATGGATAACGCCCTTAAGCATCTTGAAAAGCAATTTGTAAACATTAGAGCTGGTAAAGCTAGCCCTGCAATGCTTGGCAGCGTAATGGTAAACTATTACGGGTCTCAAACACCAATTGGCCAAGTAGCCAATATAAACACACCAGATGGTAGAACAATAACGGTACAACCATGGGAGAAAAACATGCTACAAGAAATTGAGCGTGGTATTGCTTATGCAAACCTTGGTTTTAACCCAATGAACAATGGAGACATTATTATTATAAGCGTACCACCTTTAACCGAAGAGCGTCGTAGAGATTTAGCAAAACAGGCTAAAGCTGAAGCTGAAGATGCTAAAGTAAGTATCCGTACGGCTCGTAAAGATGCCAACAACGACATTAAGAAAAATGAAGATGTATCGGAAGATTTAAAAAAGAATGCTGAAATAGACGTACAACAAATAACGGATAAGCACGTTAAAAAAGTGGATGAACTTTTCGATGCAAAAGAAAAGGAAATCATGACTGTGTAA
- a CDS encoding ExbD/TolR family protein: protein MSKFKKKKSGDMPAVNTASLPDIVFMLLFFFMVATVMRQNTLMIENNLPFADQVEKLDKKDLVMYIYAGKPSENYRQYGNESRIQLNDKFADVKEIAAFINAERASKREELVPYLTTALKVDSDANMGLIGDIKQELRKVNALKINYTTKKGSVVGR, encoded by the coding sequence ATGTCTAAATTTAAAAAGAAAAAAAGTGGCGATATGCCTGCGGTTAATACGGCGTCTTTACCAGATATTGTATTTATGTTATTATTCTTTTTCATGGTAGCCACAGTAATGAGGCAAAATACTTTAATGATTGAAAATAATTTACCATTTGCTGATCAAGTTGAAAAACTAGATAAAAAAGATTTGGTAATGTACATTTATGCTGGTAAACCAAGTGAGAACTATAGACAATATGGAAACGAGTCAAGAATTCAATTGAATGACAAGTTTGCTGATGTTAAAGAAATCGCTGCGTTTATTAATGCAGAACGCGCCTCTAAAAGAGAGGAATTAGTACCATATTTAACTACAGCTTTAAAAGTTGATAGTGATGCTAATATGGGATTAATTGGTGATATTAAACAAGAACTACGTAAAGTTAATGCTCTAAAAATAAACTATACCACTAAAAAGGGTAGTGTTGTTGGAAGATAA